The following proteins come from a genomic window of Mycolicibacterium rufum:
- a CDS encoding acyl-CoA carboxylase subunit beta yields MTLTSTVDPRSPAYREAAEAMSAKLAELEAEHAKALAGGGEKYVSRHHARGKMTARERIEALVDPDSPFLELSPLAAWGTDFTVGASVVIGIGAVEGVECLIVANDPTVKGGTSNPWTLRKILRANQIALQNRLPVISLVESGGADLPTQKEIFIPGGQMFRDLTRLSAAGIPTIALVFGNSTAGGAYIPGMSDHVVMIKERSKVFLAGPPLVKMATGEESDDESLGGAEMHARISGLADYFAVDELDAMRIGRRIVARLNWRKQGPAPKPFAAPLFDSEELLGIVPPDLRIPFDPRDVIARIVDGSAFDEFKPLYGGSLVTGWATLHGYPLGILANARGVLFSEESQKATQFIQLANRSDTPLLFLHNTTGYMVGKDYEEGGMIKHGSMMINAVSNSTVPHLSLLIGASYGAGHYGMCGRAYDPRFLFAWPSAKSAVMGGTQLAGVLSIVSRAAAEARGQQVDEAADAALRAAVEAQIDAESLPMFLSGRLYDDGVIDPRDTRTVLGMCLSAIANGPIEGTSNFGVFRM; encoded by the coding sequence GTGACGCTCACCTCGACGGTCGACCCCCGATCGCCCGCGTATCGCGAAGCGGCCGAGGCGATGTCGGCCAAACTCGCCGAACTCGAGGCCGAACACGCCAAGGCCCTGGCCGGCGGCGGAGAGAAGTACGTCAGCCGCCATCACGCCCGCGGCAAGATGACGGCCCGTGAACGCATCGAGGCGCTCGTCGACCCCGATTCGCCGTTCCTGGAGTTGAGCCCGCTTGCCGCGTGGGGCACCGACTTCACGGTCGGGGCGAGCGTGGTGATCGGCATCGGTGCGGTCGAAGGCGTCGAGTGCCTGATCGTCGCCAACGACCCCACCGTCAAGGGCGGCACCAGCAACCCGTGGACGCTGCGGAAGATCCTGCGCGCCAACCAGATCGCGTTGCAGAACCGGCTGCCGGTGATCTCCCTCGTCGAGTCGGGCGGCGCCGATCTGCCCACTCAGAAGGAGATCTTCATCCCCGGCGGGCAGATGTTCCGCGACCTGACCCGACTGTCGGCGGCGGGCATCCCGACCATCGCGCTGGTGTTCGGCAACTCCACCGCCGGCGGCGCCTACATCCCCGGGATGTCCGACCACGTCGTGATGATCAAGGAACGCTCGAAGGTGTTCCTGGCGGGGCCGCCGCTGGTGAAGATGGCCACCGGGGAAGAGTCCGACGACGAGTCGCTCGGCGGCGCCGAGATGCACGCCCGTATTTCGGGTCTGGCGGACTACTTCGCCGTCGACGAGCTCGACGCGATGCGCATCGGCCGCCGCATCGTGGCCCGGCTGAACTGGCGCAAGCAGGGCCCGGCCCCGAAACCGTTCGCCGCGCCGCTGTTCGACTCCGAGGAACTGCTCGGGATCGTGCCGCCGGATCTGCGCATCCCGTTCGACCCCCGCGACGTGATCGCGCGCATCGTCGACGGGTCGGCGTTCGACGAGTTCAAGCCGCTCTACGGCGGCTCGCTGGTGACCGGATGGGCGACGCTGCACGGATATCCGCTGGGCATCCTGGCCAACGCCCGCGGTGTGCTGTTCTCCGAGGAGTCGCAGAAGGCCACCCAGTTCATCCAGCTCGCCAACCGCTCGGACACACCACTGTTGTTCCTGCACAACACCACCGGCTACATGGTGGGCAAGGACTACGAGGAGGGCGGCATGATCAAGCACGGCTCGATGATGATCAACGCCGTCTCCAACTCCACCGTTCCGCACCTGTCACTGCTCATCGGAGCCTCCTACGGCGCCGGGCACTACGGAATGTGCGGACGCGCCTACGACCCCCGGTTCCTGTTCGCCTGGCCCAGCGCCAAATCCGCGGTGATGGGCGGCACCCAGTTGGCGGGCGTGCTGTCGATCGTCAGCCGCGCCGCCGCCGAGGCCCGCGGCCAGCAGGTCGACGAAGCGGCCGACGCCGCGCTCCGGGCCGCGGTCGAAGCGCAGATCGATGCCGAGTCACTGCCGATGTTCCTGTCCGGGCGGCTCTACGACGACGGGGTCATCGATCCGCGCGACACCCGCACCGTGCTCGGAATGTGCCTGTCCGCGATCGCGAACGGCCCGATCGAGGGGACGTCGAACTTCGGCGTCTTCCGGATGTGA